A DNA window from Ctenopharyngodon idella isolate HZGC_01 chromosome 8, HZGC01, whole genome shotgun sequence contains the following coding sequences:
- the prkg1l gene encoding cGMP-dependent protein kinase 1 isoform X2 — MGTLRDLQFALQLKIEELRQRDALIDELELELDAKDDLIRRLQGELDRLRLSAPGISAANAGQQRASCLRVRRKALVTEPVTLEPKLVLQNPPISYSKSQESKRLIESALEENECMKYLDRDQMLCLVDSVHPITLKQGVCVVQEGDNGTQAYIVEEGKLEVTGAGQRLHIIEPGMMFEELALIHNHTCSTTVTALVNSRLWVMEGQVFQRVMQRSSLITITQSLHFLRSVPLLCVLPEDVLIKVSDALEESHYSDGDYIMRNGSPGDKLFILSQGQVKVLDNEESMMVCVLSRGDCFGDRALQGDDMRSMSVLAAGNVTCLVIDKEFFKKVTGGLDDARKNPSNKAKSKAEEDGTAFGEMSLSSFQVLCNLGEGQYSHTQLVHLKSDPSCKFALKTIRKQAIQSPGQRERMLAEKHILMDLHSPFIVRLHCTFKDARFLYMLMEACEGGDLWILLRERGSLEEDAVRFYAACVLEALSELHGKGIVHRDLKPENVLLDQRGYAKLGLVILWVCGLSASRGHSASRSQPACRSLGCRDVAV, encoded by the exons ATGGGGACTCTCAGAGATCTTCAGTTCGCACTTCAGTTGAAGATTGAGGAGTTACGGCAGAGAGATGCTCTTATCGACGAGCTGGAGCTTGAACTGGACGCTAAAGATGATCTGATACGCCGCCTGCAGGGGGAGCTCGACCGCCTTCGCCTCTCCGCTCCAGGCATCTCAGCAGCCAATGCTG gTCAACAACGTGCTTCTTGCCTGAGAGTGAGGAGAAAAGCTCTGGTAACAGAGCCAGTAACCTTGGAGCCGAAACTAGTCTTACAAAACCCGCCAATCAGCTATAGCAAGAGTCAAGA GTCAAAGAGGCTGATAGAATcggctctagaagaaaatgagTGCATGAAATATCTAGACAGGGATCAGATGCTGTGTTTGGTGGATTCTGTGCATCCCATCACGCTCAAACAGGGTGTGTGTGTTGTCCAGGAAGGAGATAACGGAACCCAGGCATACATAGTTGAAG AGGGAAAACTGGAGGTAACCGGGGCTGGCCAGAGGCTGCACATCATTGAGCCGGGGATGATGTTTGAAGAACTGGCCCTCATTCATAACCACACCTGCTCCACTACTGTCACAG CTCTTGTGAACAGCAGGCTGTGGGTGATGGAGGGTCAAGTGTTTCAGAGGGTCATGCAGAGAAGCAGCCTCATCACTATCACTCAGTCTCTGCACTTCCTGCGCAG TGTCCCCCTACTCTGTGTGTTACCGGAGGATGTTCTCATTAAAGTGTCTGATGCGCTGGAGGAG TCTCACTACAGTGATGGTGATTATATAATGCGAAATGGAAGTCCAGGAGACAAACTCTTCATTTTGAGTCAAGGCCAG GTGAAAGTATTAGATAATGAGGAGAGTATGATGGTGTGTGTCCTCTCCAGAGGGGATTGTTTTGGAGACAGAGCTCTACAAGG AGACGACATGAGGTCGATGAGTGTTCTTGCTGCAGGCAATGTGACATGTCTGGTCATAGACAAAGA gtttttcaaaaaagtaactGGAGGCTTGGACGATGCCAGAAAAAATCCTAGCAACAAGGCCAAATCGAA GGCAGAGGAAGATGGGACTGCGTTTGGTGAAATGTCTCTCAGCAGTTTTCAGGTGCTGTGTAATCTGGGGGAAGGACAGTACAGCCACACTCAGCTT GTCCATTTGAAGAGTGACCCCAGCTGTAAGTTTGCATTAAAGACCATAAGAAAGCAGGCAATACAGAGCCCAGGCCAAAGAGAGAGGATGCTCGCAGAGAAACACATCTTGATGGATCTCCACAGTCCATTTATAGTAAG gttGCATTGTACCTTTAAAGATGCTCGGTTCCTGTATATGCTGATGGAGGCTTGTGAAGGTGGAGATCTGTGGATTTTACTGAGAGAGAG GGGGTCACTGGAAGAAGATGCTGTTCGCTTCTACGCAGCGTGCGTGCTGGAAGCTCTTAGTGAACTACATGGCAAAGGCATTGTTCACAGAGACCTGAAACCTGAAAATGTGCTACTGGACCAACGTGGATATGCTAAATTG GGCTTGGTCATTCTGTGGGTCTGTGGGTTATCAGCCTCCAGAGGTCATTCTGCATCAAGGTCACAGCCTGCCTGCAGATCTCTGGGCTGTAGGGATGTTGCTGTATGA
- the b2ml gene encoding beta-2-microglobulin, like: protein MWFKLAVVALVFLSASCSARQSDPKVQVYSRNPGEYGKANVLICYVSGFHPPDITIQLLKNGVEIPGSTQTDLAFEEGWQFHLTKYVDFLPQPGEEYTCRVRHMSSPTKSYTWEPDM from the exons ATGTGGTTCAAACTCGCTGTAGTCGCGCTGGTGTTTCTAAGCGCCAGTTGTTCTGCCAGGCAAT CTGACCCAAAAGTGCAGGTGTATAGCCGCAACCCTGGAGAGTATGGGAAAGCAAACGTGCTGATCTGCTATGTCAGTGGCTTTCACCCCCCTGACATCACCATTCAGCTCCTCAAGAATGGGGTGGAGATCCCAGGCAGCACACAGACCGACCTGGCCTTCGAAGAGGGCTGGCAGTTCCACCtgacaaaatatgttgacttCCTGCCCCAGCCTGGAGAGGAGTACACCTGCAGAGTCCGTCACATGTCGAGTCCCACAAAGTCCTACACGTGGG AGCCTGACATGTGA